The window TGATCATTGTTAACAGAAAAAAAGGGGTACTATTATGAGCCGTAGCTGTATTTAATGCATTATTCTCTGATTGGGTTTATTTCAGTGTTATGTCCGTGAAATGCGGACTTGTCGAATGCGTGGAATCCGCCTGCCGTTATGCAGAGGATTACATAAGGTGCTAAGATGAGTAAAGATAGTTTTTTAAAATTCTGTTTTGTTTTAAGAAAATACATGAAATTAGCTGTACTTGTAGCAAAGTATAATACTTAAAACTAGCAAACTTTATTTTAATTGTCAAATATTTTTCAAAATCAGAAAATGTCTTGGTACCGTAAGAAACTCAGAAACGTGTTCAAGATGATGTTATAGTGGAGCACATTATTTATACAAAGTGCTACTTCTGTCGTCTGTATTTTTTTAAATATAAATATGTTAAATTTTGAACCAACCGGATATCAACTTGATTTTGTTCAATACTTGCCTATTCCCCGTAGAGAGGAGTCTATTGCCCGGAATGTCCATGAATACAGTTTTAATTTGACACCGTTATGTCAACGGAGATATAATGATACTGGATCGATGAAAGTGAAATTCAAAATATGGATGGAAGAGGGAGGTTGTGTAGCCTTTGCTGAAGGGAGAAGGATGCTGCTGGAAGCTGTAGACCGTTTAGGTTCTCTAAATGCGGCAGCAAAGGAGCTGGGTATGTCATATCGTGCTGCATGGGGAAAAATAAAGGCAACAGAAAAGGCATTAGATTTGAGACTATTGGATGTTACTACTGGTGGAAAGGGAGGGGGAGGGGCAAAATTGACCCCTGAGGCCAGAGAGCTTATTTCGTCATATAATAAGTATATGAACAAAGTGAGTTCTATTGCGGAAAAAGAATTTAA of the Candidatus Scalindua japonica genome contains:
- a CDS encoding winged helix-turn-helix domain-containing protein; this encodes MLNFEPTGYQLDFVQYLPIPRREESIARNVHEYSFNLTPLCQRRYNDTGSMKVKFKIWMEEGGCVAFAEGRRMLLEAVDRLGSLNAAAKELGMSYRAAWGKIKATEKALDLRLLDVTTGGKGGGGAKLTPEARELISSYNKYMNKVSSIAEKEFKLSFKSKYRS